From a region of the Zingiber officinale cultivar Zhangliang chromosome 4B, Zo_v1.1, whole genome shotgun sequence genome:
- the LOC121975721 gene encoding lysine-specific demethylase JMJ25-like isoform X2 has product MPQPRRLYDDSDAVPGEGDAFRCRRSDGKKWRCRKRVMDGLSFCEYHYVQIRANLERHKASAANPRNRARKAEAPAEEDPIAAAPKRRRVKPAAEKERQKGEEEDKEAGTTRVLPNGLMTIVATTSPSGGHGGYESGSVGPKVGFDEGRLLTRRRIRSKNAEPIPVATIKKIPCGKKRICHSCREKNVLGMVRCLSCRKRSFCSRCLKKRYSGMLEKEVKTACPVCRGCCDCKACSSIRPNDDRKELVNGQMKFKKREHTNCHEISQIQEPTNDQNKNKNTEHAYNLISQLLPLLKNIYLNQLNELEMIEPHREVGFSGISLQVDEPHNGIAKWHWLNVDRRSIQPPFN; this is encoded by the exons ATGCCGCAGCCGCGCCGCCTCTACGACGACTCCGACGCCGTTCCCGGAGAAGGAGATGCATTCCGATGCCGTCGGAGCGACGGCAAAAAATGGCGCTGCCGCAAGCGCGTCATGGACGGCCTTAGCTTCTGCGAGTACCACTACGTCCAGATCCGGGCCAACCTCGAGAGGCACAAGGCCTCCGCCGCAAATCCGCGAAATCGCGCGAGGAAGGCGGAAGCACCGGCGGAGGAGGATCCGATCGCGGCCGCGCCGAAGCGGCGGCGGGTGAAACCGGCGGCGGAGAAAGAGAGGCAGAAGGGGGAGGAGGAGGACAAGGAGGCCGGGACGACGAGGGTTCTTCCTAATGGATTGATGACCATCGTCGCCACCACGTCTCCTTCTGGTGGTCACGGGGGCTACGAGAGCGGCTCCGTAGGCCCCAAGGTAGGGTTTGACGAAGGCCGCTTGCTCACCAGGCGGCGCATTCGTTCCAAGAACGCGGAGCCGATTCCGGTGGCGACGATCAAG AAAATTCCTTGTGGAAAGAAGAGGATCTGCCACAGTTGTAGAGAGAAGAACGTATTGGGCATGGTCCGGTGTTTAAGCTGCAGGAAGAGGTCATTTTGCTCTCGTTGCTTAAAGAAGAG GTACTCTGGTATGCTCGAAAAGGAAGTGAAGACTGCCTGCCCGGTTTGCCGGGGTTGTTGTGATTGCAAAGCATGTTCAAGTATTCGACCTAACGATGACCGGAAG GAACTTGTGAACGGTCAGATGAAATTTAAGAAGAGGGAGCACACCAACTGCCATGAGATTTCTCAAATACAA GAACCTACAAATGATCAGAACAAAAATAAGAACACTGAGCACGCATATAACCTGATCTCTCAACTGCTTCCCTTGCTGAAGAACATATATCTAAACCAGTTAAATGAGCTGGAGATGATAGAACCACATCGAG AGGTTGGTTTTTCTGGCATAAGTCTTCAAGTTGATGAGCCTCACAATGGAATTGCCAAGTG G